Below is a genomic region from Microbacterium esteraromaticum.
AGCTCCTCGACCTCGAGGAGTACCTGAACCGCAAGCCGAAGGCCCTCTCGGGCGGTCAGCGTCAGCGTGTCGCCATGGGCCGCGCGATCGTGCGCCAGCCGCAGGTGTTCCTCATGGACGAGCCGCTGTCGAACCTCGACGCGAAGCTTCGCGTGCAGACGCGCACCCAGATCGCCTCGCTGCAGCGTCGCCTCGGCGTCACCACCGTGTACGTCACGCACGACCAGACCGAGGCGCTCACCATGGGCGACCGTATCGCCGTGCTCAAGGACGGTCTGCTGCAGCAGGTCGGCACCCCGCGCGACCTGTACGAGAAGCCGAACAACGTCTTCGTCGCCGGCTTCATCGGCTCGCCCGCGATGAACCTCTTCACGGCCGACCTCGCCGAAGGCGGCGTGCAGTTCGGCACCGAGGTCGTCCCGCTCGACCGCGACACCGTCGGCCGTGCCACGGGCAGCCAGGTCACCGTCGGCGTGCGCCCCGAGGACATCACCGTCGGCCCCGCCGACGGCAAGGGCCTCTCGGTCGTCGTCGACCTCGTCGAGGAGCTCGGCGCCGACGGCTACCTCTACGGTCACACCGAGATCAACGGCAAGCGCACCGACATCGTGGCGCGCGTCGACGGCCGCAACCACCCGAACGCGGGCGAGACGGTCACCCTGGCGGCCAACCCCGGCCACGTGCACGCCTTCGACCTCGAGTCGGGCGAGCGCCTCAACGACAAGCCGGTCGTCTCGGCCTGACGAATCAGCACACGCGGCGCGGGCGGACCTTCTGGGTCTCCCGCGCCGCGGTGTTTCCGGAGGAATCATGCAGGACTCCCTGCGCATCACGGCCAGCTCGGTCGACCCGGGGCTGCTCGGCCTGCCCTGGTCGACCCCGCTCGGCAAGTGGCCGTCCGAGCACATCGTGTCGCTGCCGAAGGGCCTTTCCCGTCATCTCGTGCGCTTCGCGGACCTGTCGGGTCGGGTGGTCGCGGTCAAGGAGACGACCGCCGACATGGCGCAGCGCGAGTACGACATGCTCGGCAACCTCGGCCGGCTCGACGTGCCGTGCGTGAGCAGGGTGGCCGTGATCGCGGGGCGGACGGATGCCGAAGGCAAGGCACTGCCCGCGGCGCTGGTGACCTCGCATCTGCGCTTCTCGATGCCCTACCGGGCCCTGTTCACCCAGGTGCTGCGTCCGGACACGGCGACCCGCCTGGTCGATGCGCTCGCGCTGCTGCTCGTCCGGCTGCACAACGTCGGGTTCTACTGGGGCGACGTGTCGCTGTCGAACACGCTGTTCCGGCGCGACGCAGGAGCGTTCGCGGCGTACCTGGTCGACGCCGAGACCGGGGAGCTGCACGAGGAGGGGCTGACCGACGGCCAGCGGGCGTACGATCTCGACCTGGCGCGCACCAACATCGCGGGCGAGATCATGGATCTCGCGGCGGGCGGGCGGCTGGAGCGCGGCGTGGACGCGCTGGAGATCGCCGATGGCATCGTCTCGTCGTACCGCTCGCTGTGGGCCGCTCTCACCGACGAGGAGTCGTTCTCGACCGGTGAGACGTGGCGGATCACCGAGCGCGTCGAGAAGCTCAACGCGCTCGGCTTCGACATCGACGAGATGTCGATGGTCACGACGGCCGACGGCACCGTCGTGCGCATACAGCCGAAGGTGGTGGATGCCGGTCACCACCAGCGCCGGCTGATCCGCCTCACCGGTCTCGACGTCGAGGAGAACCAGGCGCGTCGGCTGCTCAACGACCTCGACGAGTTCCGGGTGCGCTCGACCAAGGCCTGGGCCGACGAGGAGATGTACGCGCACGAATGGCTGACCCGGGTCTTCGAGCCCGTCGTGCGCGCGATCCCCTACGACCTGCGGGCCAAGCTCGAGCCCGCGGAGGTGTACCACCAGGTGCTGGAGCACCGCTGGTATCTGTCGCAGGCCGAGTCTCGATCGGTGCCGATCGCAGAGGTGCTCACGAGCTACATCAACGACGTGCTGCGGCACCGCCGCGACGAGGCGACCATCATGGGTCCGCCCACCGAGACGATGAGCGTCCCCGTGATCACCGGCTCCGTCGAGGTCTCCGACGACACGGCTGCCGTCGACTGGCGCGACCTGGTCTGAGCACGGTCAGCGGCGCCCGCGCACGCGGTGCACGAGCATCTGCACCGGGACACGGGCGAGGTGCAGCCACCCGTCGCCTCGACGCCGCAGCCCTCAGCAGACCACCGCCGACCCGTCGGACCTCGGGTCGCTGGCCGCCGTCATGCCGCCGAGACCGTCGAGCTCGATGAGATTCGCATGGCCGACGACGTCGCTCAGATCGGGGATGCGCTTCACCGCGAGGCCGGTTCGGTCGAACTCTGCGACCAGCGCGGCATCGACGCCGTTCTCGACGGTG
It encodes:
- a CDS encoding ABC transporter ATP-binding protein, encoding MATVTFDDATRLYPGGTRPAVDKLNIEIADGEFLVLVGPSGCGKSTSLRMLAGLEEVNGGRILIGDRDVTDVPPKDRDIAMVFQNYALYPHMTVAENMGFALKIAGVGKEERASRVLEAAKLLDLEEYLNRKPKALSGGQRQRVAMGRAIVRQPQVFLMDEPLSNLDAKLRVQTRTQIASLQRRLGVTTVYVTHDQTEALTMGDRIAVLKDGLLQQVGTPRDLYEKPNNVFVAGFIGSPAMNLFTADLAEGGVQFGTEVVPLDRDTVGRATGSQVTVGVRPEDITVGPADGKGLSVVVDLVEELGADGYLYGHTEINGKRTDIVARVDGRNHPNAGETVTLAANPGHVHAFDLESGERLNDKPVVSA
- a CDS encoding DUF4032 domain-containing protein, giving the protein MQDSLRITASSVDPGLLGLPWSTPLGKWPSEHIVSLPKGLSRHLVRFADLSGRVVAVKETTADMAQREYDMLGNLGRLDVPCVSRVAVIAGRTDAEGKALPAALVTSHLRFSMPYRALFTQVLRPDTATRLVDALALLLVRLHNVGFYWGDVSLSNTLFRRDAGAFAAYLVDAETGELHEEGLTDGQRAYDLDLARTNIAGEIMDLAAGGRLERGVDALEIADGIVSSYRSLWAALTDEESFSTGETWRITERVEKLNALGFDIDEMSMVTTADGTVVRIQPKVVDAGHHQRRLIRLTGLDVEENQARRLLNDLDEFRVRSTKAWADEEMYAHEWLTRVFEPVVRAIPYDLRAKLEPAEVYHQVLEHRWYLSQAESRSVPIAEVLTSYINDVLRHRRDEATIMGPPTETMSVPVITGSVEVSDDTAAVDWRDLV